In Malus sylvestris chromosome 15, drMalSylv7.2, whole genome shotgun sequence, a single genomic region encodes these proteins:
- the LOC126605084 gene encoding uncharacterized protein LOC126605084 isoform X2 — protein MPGTIKVSVLEFIDLPSSSISIKVSMGKRECQAWDKGDFTFVLTSLRDNLVVLLQDSEGNEISHAGVEVKSIVEKGIWDDLFPLSGGGFVRMKLQFVLNEEERNRIRMMRESALKKKQGELINSSPNSVQSTLSAGVNVASSFYLREEISATSADKTSIVLRGSQSAVGATNHPNLQEDRPRNLEKRSPIKKTPSSVKKMISAFESGSAEDMRPRIKSPPLQVRSNKIKTGALVESQNLEEHKNMISTETAESISKAVEDPLGDLNLDLTSGEKSEHQISLLGASDAIKSSHPTGIKNKFKQLDVDQVADIKKGNFPKDFVRRSAFEMVQVSEKILGKHRHEPSDMPCGKQHSGRIKGIEESRVQVSSSNTQITDVQGASSSANVCTSEANLEDRHIQEDSGPNVLCTSVANCEDRHIPFESSGAWIFPDEAIRFCVTTTGKKMIDLRGRCRENPNIHPRETNFSLPENDEEHNVDKNEENQRRRSKVENSSEEAGTFGGPVGQAIKVAIMIGFGTLVLLTRQRKNS, from the exons ATGCCAGGAACCATCAAAGTTTCAG TTCTCGAGTTCATAGACCTTCCTTCTTCCTCAATATCCATCAAGG TTTCTATGGGGAAAAGAGAGTGCCAAGCTTGGGACAAGGGAGACTTCACCTT CGTATTGACGTCCCTCCGCGACAATTTGGTTGTTCTTCTTCAAGATTCTGAGGGTAATGAGATATCACACGCAG GCGTTGAAGTTAAGTCGATAGTCGAGAAGGGTATTTGGGATGACTTGTTTCCCCTCAGTGGAGGCGGGTTTGTGCGTATGAAGTTGCAGTTTGTACTCAACGAAGAAGAGCGTAACAGAATCCGAATGATG AGAGAATCTGCACTGAAAAAGAAACAAGGGGAGTTGATCAATAGCAGTCCCAACAGTGTGCAAAGTACTCTGAGTGCTGGGGTGAATGTTGCATCATCCTTCTACCTTCGCGAAGAGATCTCAG CCACTTCTGCGGATAAAACTTCAATAGTATTAAGAGGCTCACAATCGGCTGTTGGCGCAACAAATCATCCTAATCTTCAGGAAGATAGACCTCGAAACCTCGAGAAGCGGAGTCCGATCAAGAAAACTCCTAGCAGtgtaaagaaaatgataagCGCCTTTGAAAGCGGTTCAGCTGAG GATATGAGGCCTCGAATCAAATCACCACCATTACAAGTTCGATCAAATAAGATTAAAACAGGAGCTCTTGTGGAAAGCCAGAACTTAGAAGAACACAAGAATATGATAAGTACAGAAACTGCAGAGTCAATATCAAAAGCGGTAGAGGATCCTTTAGGAGACTTGAATCTTGATTTAACATCTGGTGAAAAAAGCGAGCACCAAATTAGTTTACTTGGAGCTTCGGATGCGATTAAATCTTCACATCCCACTGGGATAAAGAATAAATTCAAACAATTAGATGTGGACCAAGTAGCTGACATAAAGAAAGGTAACTTTCCCAAAGATTTCGTTAGACGATCAGCATTTGAAATGGTTCAAGTATCAGAGAAGATTCTTGGTAAGCATAGGCACGAACCTTCTGATATGCCGTGTGGAAAGCAACATTCTGGGCGCATCAAAGGTATAGAGGAGAGTCGAGTACAAGTTTCTTCGTCAAATACTCAAATCACCGACGTTCAAGGAGCTTCATCTAGTGCTAATGTATGTACATCAGAAGCAAACTTGGAAGATAGGCACATTCAAGAAGATTCCGGTCCCAATGTATTATGCACATCAGTAGCAAACTGTGAAGATAGGCACATTCCCTTTGAGAGCTCCGGTGCCTGGATTTTTCCAGATGAAGCGATACGCTTTTGTGTAACAACTACTGGTAAAAAAATGATAGATTTGCGAGGCCGTTGCAGAGAGAATCCAAATATCCATCCACGAGAGACGAATTTTTCACTACCAGAAAATGATGAAGAG CATAACGTGGATAAAAATGAGGAGAATCAAAGAAGAAGATCAAAGGTTGAGAATTCATCAGAGGAGGCTGGAACTTTTGGGGGGCCAGTTGGGCAG GCAATAAAAGTTGCAATTATGATTGGCTTTGGCACACTTGTTCTCCttacaagacaaagaaaaaacaGTTAA
- the LOC126605084 gene encoding uncharacterized protein LOC126605084 isoform X1, translated as MPGTIKVSVLEFIDLPSSSISIKVSMGKRECQAWDKGDFTFVLTSLRDNLVVLLQDSEGNEISHAGVEVKSIVEKGIWDDLFPLSGGGFVRMKLQFVLNEEERNRIRMMRESALKKKQGELINSSPNSVQSTLSAGVNVASSFYLREEISDRNKETSSAIILHQTVELPVNESYEGRLVEKAEPKQLPANVPSTATSADKTSIVLRGSQSAVGATNHPNLQEDRPRNLEKRSPIKKTPSSVKKMISAFESGSAEDMRPRIKSPPLQVRSNKIKTGALVESQNLEEHKNMISTETAESISKAVEDPLGDLNLDLTSGEKSEHQISLLGASDAIKSSHPTGIKNKFKQLDVDQVADIKKGNFPKDFVRRSAFEMVQVSEKILGKHRHEPSDMPCGKQHSGRIKGIEESRVQVSSSNTQITDVQGASSSANVCTSEANLEDRHIQEDSGPNVLCTSVANCEDRHIPFESSGAWIFPDEAIRFCVTTTGKKMIDLRGRCRENPNIHPRETNFSLPENDEEHNVDKNEENQRRRSKVENSSEEAGTFGGPVGQAIKVAIMIGFGTLVLLTRQRKNS; from the exons ATGCCAGGAACCATCAAAGTTTCAG TTCTCGAGTTCATAGACCTTCCTTCTTCCTCAATATCCATCAAGG TTTCTATGGGGAAAAGAGAGTGCCAAGCTTGGGACAAGGGAGACTTCACCTT CGTATTGACGTCCCTCCGCGACAATTTGGTTGTTCTTCTTCAAGATTCTGAGGGTAATGAGATATCACACGCAG GCGTTGAAGTTAAGTCGATAGTCGAGAAGGGTATTTGGGATGACTTGTTTCCCCTCAGTGGAGGCGGGTTTGTGCGTATGAAGTTGCAGTTTGTACTCAACGAAGAAGAGCGTAACAGAATCCGAATGATG AGAGAATCTGCACTGAAAAAGAAACAAGGGGAGTTGATCAATAGCAGTCCCAACAGTGTGCAAAGTACTCTGAGTGCTGGGGTGAATGTTGCATCATCCTTCTACCTTCGCGAAGAGATCTCAG ATAGAAACAAAGAGACTTCATCGGCCATTATTCTACATCAGACTGTTGAGCTCCCAGTAAATGAATCGTATGAAGGGAGATTAGTGGAGAAGGCTGAGCCCAAACAACTTCCCGCTAATGTTCCATCCACAGCCACTTCTGCGGATAAAACTTCAATAGTATTAAGAGGCTCACAATCGGCTGTTGGCGCAACAAATCATCCTAATCTTCAGGAAGATAGACCTCGAAACCTCGAGAAGCGGAGTCCGATCAAGAAAACTCCTAGCAGtgtaaagaaaatgataagCGCCTTTGAAAGCGGTTCAGCTGAG GATATGAGGCCTCGAATCAAATCACCACCATTACAAGTTCGATCAAATAAGATTAAAACAGGAGCTCTTGTGGAAAGCCAGAACTTAGAAGAACACAAGAATATGATAAGTACAGAAACTGCAGAGTCAATATCAAAAGCGGTAGAGGATCCTTTAGGAGACTTGAATCTTGATTTAACATCTGGTGAAAAAAGCGAGCACCAAATTAGTTTACTTGGAGCTTCGGATGCGATTAAATCTTCACATCCCACTGGGATAAAGAATAAATTCAAACAATTAGATGTGGACCAAGTAGCTGACATAAAGAAAGGTAACTTTCCCAAAGATTTCGTTAGACGATCAGCATTTGAAATGGTTCAAGTATCAGAGAAGATTCTTGGTAAGCATAGGCACGAACCTTCTGATATGCCGTGTGGAAAGCAACATTCTGGGCGCATCAAAGGTATAGAGGAGAGTCGAGTACAAGTTTCTTCGTCAAATACTCAAATCACCGACGTTCAAGGAGCTTCATCTAGTGCTAATGTATGTACATCAGAAGCAAACTTGGAAGATAGGCACATTCAAGAAGATTCCGGTCCCAATGTATTATGCACATCAGTAGCAAACTGTGAAGATAGGCACATTCCCTTTGAGAGCTCCGGTGCCTGGATTTTTCCAGATGAAGCGATACGCTTTTGTGTAACAACTACTGGTAAAAAAATGATAGATTTGCGAGGCCGTTGCAGAGAGAATCCAAATATCCATCCACGAGAGACGAATTTTTCACTACCAGAAAATGATGAAGAG CATAACGTGGATAAAAATGAGGAGAATCAAAGAAGAAGATCAAAGGTTGAGAATTCATCAGAGGAGGCTGGAACTTTTGGGGGGCCAGTTGGGCAG GCAATAAAAGTTGCAATTATGATTGGCTTTGGCACACTTGTTCTCCttacaagacaaagaaaaaacaGTTAA
- the LOC126605085 gene encoding uncharacterized protein LOC126605085, producing the protein MGSDLTHVKSTPIPTHDEDSRSRSPSAALLSFNTDPSASPTPSSSPSHKPSTTVIFISLLLTTCVALSAAFAFAFLFFSNSPKSAPVYESSSLEYKARALRKLDHPVVLLVSSDGFRFGYQFKAPTPNIRRLIANGTEAEEGLIPVFPTLTFPNHYSIVTGLYPAYHGIVDNHFVDPHTGESFTMRSHEPKWWLGEPLWETVANHGLKAATYFWPGSEVIKGSWTCPDKLCMQYNGSVPFEQRVDSVLNYFDMPSSEIPVFMTLYFEDPDHQGHQVGPDDREITEAVAGIDKMIGRLIEGLEKKGVFEDVTIILVGDHGMVGTCDKKLIYLSDLAPWIEIPNDWVQSLTPLLAIRPPSGVDPVNVVEKMNEGLKSGKVENGKNLRVYLKEELPSRLHYAASDRITPIVGLVEEGFKVEQTRTKQRECGGAHGYDNAFFSMRTIFVGHGPQFERGRKVPSFENVHIYNLVTTILNIQGAPNNGSVSFPKSVLLPAA; encoded by the coding sequence ATGGGTTCGGATTTGACGCATGTGAAATCCACTCCGATCCCGACCCACGACGAAGACTCGCGGTCGCGGAGCCCATCTGCGGCGCTGCTCTCTTTCAACACCGACCCCTCCGCCTCTCCGACCCCATCGTCTTCCCCTTCTCACAAACCCAGCACCACCGTCATCTTCATCTCTCTCCTCCTCACCACCTGCGTTGCTCTCTCCGCCGCCTTCGCCTTCGCCTTTCTATTCTTCTCCAACTCACCGAAATCCGCGCCCGTCTACGAGTCCTCGTCACTGGAATACAAGGCTCGAGCTTTGAGAAAACTCGATCATCCGGTTGTTCTGTTGGTTTCCTCGGATGGGTTTCGATTCGGGTACCAGTTCAAGGCGCCGACGCCGAATATCCGCCGCCTCATCGCCAACGGGACGGAGGCGGAAGAGGGTTTGATTCCGGTGTTTCCAACTCTGACATTTCCTAACCATTACTCAATTGTCACAGGTCTTTACCCTGCTTACCATGGAATTGTCGACAACCACTTTGTGGACCCGCACACAGGGGAGTCCTTCACCATGAGAAGCCACGAGCCCAAGTGGTGGCTCGGCGAGCCGCTGTGGGAGACGGTGGCGAATCATGGTTTGAAGGCTGCCACTTACTTCTGGCCGGGTTCTGAGGTAATTAAAGGTTCTTGGACTTGCCCTGATAAGCTTTGTATGCAGTATAATGGCTCTGTTCCTTTCGAACAACGGGTTGATTCCGTTTTGAATTACTTTGATATGCCTAGTAGTGAAATTCCTGTGTTTATGACTCTGTACTTCGAGGATCCCGATCATCAGGGTCACCAGGTCGGGCCTGACGATCGGGAGATTACTGAAGCTGTTGCTGGAATTGATAAAATGATTGGGAGGTTGATTGAAGGTTTAGAGAAAAAAGGTGTTTTCGAGGATGTTACTATAATTTTGGTGGGTGATCATGGGATGGTTGGTACATGCGATAAAAAGCTAATTTATTTAAGTGATTTGGCCCCTTGGATTGAAATTCCTAATGATTGGGTCCAGTCACTTACTCCATTGCTCGCCATTCGTCCACCTTCAGGTGTTGATCCTGTGAATGTTGTTGAGAAGATGAATGAAGGGTTGAAATCGGGCAAGGTTGAGAATGGGAAGAATTTGAGAGTGTATCTTAAGGAGGAGCTTCCTAGTCGGCTCCATTATGCAGCAAGTGATCGAATTACGCCTATAGTAGGGTTGGTTGAAGAGGGATTTAAGGTAGAACAAACGAGGACGAAACAGAGAGAGTGTGGAGGTGCACACGGTTATGACAATGCTTTTTTCTCCATGCGGACCATATTTGTTGGGCATGGTCCTCAGTTTGAAAGAGGTCGCAAGGTTCCTAGTTTTGAAAATGTCCACATATACAATTTGGTCACAACGATTCTCAATATTCAGGGTGCTCCTAACAATGGATCTGTGTCATTTCCAAAGTCTGTTCTTTTGCCTGCTGCGTGA
- the LOC126605089 gene encoding uncharacterized protein LOC126605089 — MNEGLKSGKVENGKNLRVYLKEELPSRLHYAASDRITPIVGLVDEGFKVEQKRTKGRECGGAHGYENAFFSMRTIFVGHGPQFERGRKVPSFENVHIYNLVTTILNIQGAPNNGSVSFPKSVLLPAA, encoded by the coding sequence ATGAATGAAGGGTTGAAATCGGGCAAGGTTGAGAATGGGAAGAATTTGAGAGTGTATCTTAAGGAGGAGCTTCCTAGTCGGCTCCATTATGCAGCGAGTGATCGAATTACGCCTATAGTAGGGTTGGTTGACGAGGGATTTAAGGTAGAACAAAAGAGGACGAAAGGGAGAGAGTGTGGAGGTGCACACGGTTATGAAAATGCTTTTTTCTCCATGCGGACCATATTTGTTGGGCATGGTCCTCAGTTTGAAAGAGGTCGCAAGGTTCCTAGTTTTGAAAATGTCCACATATACAATTTGGTCACAACGATTCTCAATATCCAGGGTGCTCCTAACAATGGATCTGTGTCATTTCCAAAGTCTGTTCTTTTGCCTGCTGCGTGA
- the LOC126605087 gene encoding enhanced ethylene response protein 5-like — translation MAYLSMGEAHRRITDYLNRFSDAVSTQDGASLKHLLSLSSDSPALLSLADALNIFQDFNRLIKQSDNDSQFGEILVHLFRAFQSYRIGNFIDSYQAYEKSANAFIQEFRNWDTAWALPALYVIAYEIRVLAERADKELASNGKSPEKLKGAGSFLMKVFGVLAGKGPKRVGALYVTCQLFKVYFKLGTVHLCRSVIRSIETARIFDFEEFPKRDKVTYMYYTGRLEVFNENFPAADQKLSYALEHCNPQREANIRMILKYLIPVKLSLGILPSDWLLEKYNLVEYRNVVQALKRGDLRLLRRALEEHEDRFLRSGVYLVLEKLELQVYQRLIKKIYFIQKQRDPVKAHQLKLEVIVKALKWLEIAMDVDEVECIVAILIYKNLVKGYFAHKSKVVVLSKQDPFPKLNGKPVNS, via the exons ATGGCGTACTTGAGCATGGGAGAAGCTCACAGAAGAATTACCGATTACCTCAACCGCTTCTCCGATGCCGTTTCGACCCAGGACGGAGCTTCCCTCAAgcatctcctctctctctcctccgacAGCCCCGCCCTCCTCTCCCTCGCCGACGCCCTCAACATCTTCCAG GACTTCAATAGATTGATCAAACAGTCCGATAACGACTCGCAGTTTGGCGAAATTCTGGTGCATCTCTTCCGGGCTTTTCAGAGTTACCGAATTGGGAATTTCATTGATTCCTATCAGGCATATGAAAAATCTGCAAA TGCTTTTATTCAGGAGTTTCGGAATTGGGATACGGCCTGGGCTTTGCCAGCATTGTATGTCATTGCTTATGAGATTAGGGTTCTAGCTGAGAGG GCTGATAAGGAATTGGCTTCAAATGGAAAGTCTCCAGAGAAGTTGAAGGGAGCTGGCTCTTTCCTTATGAAAGTCTTTGGCGTTCTTGCT GGAAAAGGCCCGAAACGTGTTGGAGCATTATACGTCACTTGCCAGTTGTTTAAagtttactttaag CTTGGTACAGTTCACCTTTGCCGCAGCGTCATAAGGAGCATTGAAACTGCGCGAATATTTGATTTTGAGGAATTCCCTAAGAGAGATAAG GTCACCTATATGTATTATACAGGTCGTCTGGAAGTTTTCAACGAAAATTTCCCTGCT GCTGATCAGAAATTATCATATGCCTTGGAGCATTGCAATCCTCAGCGTGAAGCAAATATAAG GATGATATTGAAGTATTTGATACCTGTGAAGCTTTCATTAGGCATCTTACCAAGTGATTGGCTTCTGGAAAAGTATAACCTGGTTGAG TATAGGAATGTTGTACAAGCTCTAAAAAGAGGTGATCTTCGACTTCTTCGGCGTGCTCTTGAAGAGCATGAAGATCG GTTCTTAAGATCAGGTGTATATCTTGTCCTAGAGAAGCTAGAACTCCAAGTCTACCAGagattgataaagaaaat TTACTTCATCCAAAAGCAAAGGGACCCGGTTAAAGCTCACCAGCTGAAATTAGAAGTAATTGTTAAAGCTTTGAAATGGCTTGAGATAGCCATGGATGTCGATGAG GTGGAGTGCATagtagccatattaatatacaaAAATCTTGTAAAGGGATACTTTGCTCACAAGAGCAAAGTTGTGGTTTTGAGCAAGCAAGATCCTTTccctaaattaaatggaaaGCCTGTCAATTCATAG
- the LOC126605090 gene encoding uncharacterized protein LOC126605090 has translation MSEQLSVLEEKIKNLLEQVEALGEAGKVDEAEALMRKVDMLNSEKTALAQQPQNDKVLMLAQWISLTTLLLVLLVLTTLLLVLSCSYCIFVSLALKNDHIRLNHNFLTFKPMRMIGLPDFVLLAFQI, from the exons ATGTCTGAACAGCTATCTGTTCTGGAGGAAAAGATAAAGAACTTACTGGAACAAGTGGAGGCCCTAGGTGAAGCTGGAAAGGTCGATGAAGCTGAAGCACTCATGAGAAAG GTGGATATGCTTAATTCCGAGAAGACAGCCTTGGCTCAGCAGCCCCAGAATGATAAAGTGTTGATGCTGGCACAGTGGATAAGTTTAACCACTCTGTTGCTGGTGCTGCTTGTTTTAACCACTCTGTTGCTGGTTCTTTCTTGTTCTTACTGCATTTTTGTATCATTGGCTTTGAAAAATGATCACATAAgattaaatcataattttttaacttttaaaccAATGAGGATGATTGGCCTTCCAGATTTTGTATTGTTGGCCTTCCAGATTTGA
- the LOC126605086 gene encoding protein HEAT STRESS TOLERANT DWD 1-like, protein MVRSIKNPKKAKRKAKGSKKGDGSSSSSGPSMPAKVWQPGVDKLEEGEELQCDPSAYNSLHAFHIGWPCLSFDIVRDTLGLVRTEFPHSVYFVAGTQAEKAAWNSLGIFKVSNISGKKREPVPAKAADDDSNMDSEDSDSDDDSEDEESSGSGAPVLQLRKVAHEGCVNRIRAMTQNPHICASWADTGHVQVWDFSSHLNALAESETEASQGASSVFNQAPLVKFGHKDEGFALDWSPLVPGRLLSGDCKNCIHLWEPTSGSTWNVDTTPYIGHIASVEDLQWSPTEPDVFASCSVDGNIAIWDIRIGKAPATSFKAHNADVNVMSWNRLASCMLASGSDDGTFSIRDLRLLKEGDSVVAHFEYHKHPITSIEWSPHEASTLAVTSSDNQLTIWDLSLENDEEEEAEFKAKTKEEVNAPKDLPPQLLFVHQGQKDLKELHWHTQIPGMLVSTAADGYNILMPSNIQTTLPSEL, encoded by the exons ATGGTCAGAAGCATCAAGAACCCTAAGAAAGCCAAAAGAAAGGCCAAG GGCTCAAAGAAAGGAGATGGGTCTTCTTCCTCTTCGGGACCGTCGATGCCGGCGAAGGTATGGCAACCGGGAGTGGACAAGTTGGAGGAGGGCGAAGAGCTCCAGTGTGACCCATCAGCTTACAATTCTCTCCATGCCTTCCATATTGGTTGGCCTTGTTTAAG CTTTGATATTGTACGGGATACGTTGGGGTTGGTTCGGACAGAGTTCCCCCATAGTGTGTATTTCGTTGCTGGGACTCAGGCAGAGAAAGCTGCTTGGAACTCTCTTGGAATATTTAAAGTATCtaacatttctgggaaaaagcGCGAGCCAGTGCCAGCCAAAGCTGCAGATGATGACTCTAATATGGATAGTGAGGACAGTGATAGTGACGATGATAGCGAGGATGAGGAGTCAAGTGGATCTGGCGCACCTGTTTTGCAg TTGCGCAAGGTAGCTCATGAAGGATGTGTGAATCGTATACGCGCCATGACACAAAATCCACATATATGTGCATCTTGGGCAGACACTGGTCATGTGCAG GTTTGGGACTTCAGTTCTCATTTAAATGCCTTAGCCGAGTCAGAGACCGAAGCTAGCCAGGGAGCTTCTTCAGTATTTAACCAGGCTCCATTGGTTAAATTTGGGCATAAGGATGAAGGGTTTGCTCTAGACTGGAGTCCCCTTGTACCTGGAAGGCTTCTATCTG GGGACTGCAAGAATTGTATACATTTGTGGGAACCTACATCTGGTTCAACATGGAATGTTGATACTACCCCATATATTGGACATATTGCAAGTGTGGAGGATTTACAA TGGAGTCCTACGGAACCTGATGTCTTTGCCTCTTGTTCTGTCGATGGGAATATAGCAATATGGGATATACGCATAGGGAAGGCACCAGCAACTTCTTTTAAGGCGCATAATGCTGATGTGAATGTTATGTCTTGGAATAG GCTGGCTAGTTGTATGCTGGCATCTGGAAGTGATGATGGCACCTTTTCCATTCGTGATCTTAGATTGCTGAAG GAAGGAGATTCTGTAGTGGCACATTTTGAATACCATAAACACCCTATCACCTCCATCGAGTGGAGTCCACATGAAGCATCCACTTTGGCTGTGACATCTTCTGACAATCAGCTGAC AATATGGGATCTTTCTTTAGAAAATGATGAGGAGGAAGAGGCAGAATTCAAAGCGAAGACAAAAGAGGAAGTGAATGCTCCAAAAGATTTACCTCCACAGCTTTTATTTGTTCATCAG GGACAAAAGGACTTGAAAGAACTTCATTGGCACACACAGATTCCTGGCATGCTCGTTTCAACTGCGGCAGATGGTTATAATATTCTGATGCCTTCAAACATACAGACTACCCTTCCCTCTGAACTCTGA
- the LOC126605084 gene encoding uncharacterized protein LOC126605084 isoform X3 produces the protein MLHHPSTFAKRSQSDADRNKETSSAIILHQTVELPVNESYEGRLVEKAEPKQLPANVPSTATSADKTSIVLRGSQSAVGATNHPNLQEDRPRNLEKRSPIKKTPSSVKKMISAFESGSAEDMRPRIKSPPLQVRSNKIKTGALVESQNLEEHKNMISTETAESISKAVEDPLGDLNLDLTSGEKSEHQISLLGASDAIKSSHPTGIKNKFKQLDVDQVADIKKGNFPKDFVRRSAFEMVQVSEKILGKHRHEPSDMPCGKQHSGRIKGIEESRVQVSSSNTQITDVQGASSSANVCTSEANLEDRHIQEDSGPNVLCTSVANCEDRHIPFESSGAWIFPDEAIRFCVTTTGKKMIDLRGRCRENPNIHPRETNFSLPENDEEHNVDKNEENQRRRSKVENSSEEAGTFGGPVGQAIKVAIMIGFGTLVLLTRQRKNS, from the exons ATGTTGCATCATCCTTCTACCTTCGCGAAGAGATCTCAG AGTGATGCAGATAGAAACAAAGAGACTTCATCGGCCATTATTCTACATCAGACTGTTGAGCTCCCAGTAAATGAATCGTATGAAGGGAGATTAGTGGAGAAGGCTGAGCCCAAACAACTTCCCGCTAATGTTCCATCCACAGCCACTTCTGCGGATAAAACTTCAATAGTATTAAGAGGCTCACAATCGGCTGTTGGCGCAACAAATCATCCTAATCTTCAGGAAGATAGACCTCGAAACCTCGAGAAGCGGAGTCCGATCAAGAAAACTCCTAGCAGtgtaaagaaaatgataagCGCCTTTGAAAGCGGTTCAGCTGAG GATATGAGGCCTCGAATCAAATCACCACCATTACAAGTTCGATCAAATAAGATTAAAACAGGAGCTCTTGTGGAAAGCCAGAACTTAGAAGAACACAAGAATATGATAAGTACAGAAACTGCAGAGTCAATATCAAAAGCGGTAGAGGATCCTTTAGGAGACTTGAATCTTGATTTAACATCTGGTGAAAAAAGCGAGCACCAAATTAGTTTACTTGGAGCTTCGGATGCGATTAAATCTTCACATCCCACTGGGATAAAGAATAAATTCAAACAATTAGATGTGGACCAAGTAGCTGACATAAAGAAAGGTAACTTTCCCAAAGATTTCGTTAGACGATCAGCATTTGAAATGGTTCAAGTATCAGAGAAGATTCTTGGTAAGCATAGGCACGAACCTTCTGATATGCCGTGTGGAAAGCAACATTCTGGGCGCATCAAAGGTATAGAGGAGAGTCGAGTACAAGTTTCTTCGTCAAATACTCAAATCACCGACGTTCAAGGAGCTTCATCTAGTGCTAATGTATGTACATCAGAAGCAAACTTGGAAGATAGGCACATTCAAGAAGATTCCGGTCCCAATGTATTATGCACATCAGTAGCAAACTGTGAAGATAGGCACATTCCCTTTGAGAGCTCCGGTGCCTGGATTTTTCCAGATGAAGCGATACGCTTTTGTGTAACAACTACTGGTAAAAAAATGATAGATTTGCGAGGCCGTTGCAGAGAGAATCCAAATATCCATCCACGAGAGACGAATTTTTCACTACCAGAAAATGATGAAGAG CATAACGTGGATAAAAATGAGGAGAATCAAAGAAGAAGATCAAAGGTTGAGAATTCATCAGAGGAGGCTGGAACTTTTGGGGGGCCAGTTGGGCAG GCAATAAAAGTTGCAATTATGATTGGCTTTGGCACACTTGTTCTCCttacaagacaaagaaaaaacaGTTAA